The following DNA comes from Neoarius graeffei isolate fNeoGra1 chromosome 25, fNeoGra1.pri, whole genome shotgun sequence.
actactaccaaatggtttgctgaccatgatattactgtgtttgattggccagccaacttgcctgacctgaaccccatagagaatctatggggtattgtcgaggaagatgagaaacacccgacccaaaaatacagatacgctgaaggccactatcaaagcaatctgggcttcaataacacctcagcagtgccacagactgatcacctccatgccacaccgcattgatacagtaatttatGGTAAagtagccccaaccaagtattgaatgtataaatgaatatacttttcagaagttggacattttctgtattgtaaatccttttttttgattgatcttagggaatattctaataatttgagacactggatttctgattttcatgagccataataatcaaaagtaaaacaaaaaaggctttaaatatttcactttacatgtaatgaatatagaatatatgaaagtttacctttttgaattaaattatgaaaaaaaggaactttttcatggtattctaattttttgagatgcactagtgtgtatatatgtatattatttaccagctctgggcctcggtcagtattttcaaggccgaggtcacggtatttcacgatacggaccaaccttaagctggtaaataatatatatatatatatatatatatatatcttttttttttttctttaccaaatccgaacagaaaatgagagcgcccgaaagggaaaccacatTTAGAACAAACttgctacaagctcgttttcggctttctcctgaaatgttttcttttatttcgtcttcatcagggtagtaaaactcgcttttgctgtgaacactgttgttatcgctatccatgctgtaaaattaatgctattatactgagaaaatgcaaaaataaatgttgacaaaaaattgctactatgttgttgtcaaagagcgagtcgccaaaggtccgtaaccggggtccggatcgtaggattcaggaccgctcgcaagccaatcagagcgcacgatttgatggaaaccggactgcgaaaaaaataaatgcatgtatttttgtgataaattcatattacagccccgattccaaaaaagttgggacaaagtacaaattgttaataaaaccggaatgcaataatttacaaatctcaaaaactgatattgcattcacaatagaacatagacaacatatcaaatgtcgaaagtgagacattttgaaatttcatgccaaatactggctcatttgaaatttcatgacagcaacacatctcaaaaaagttgggacaggggcaataagagactggaaaagttaaaggtacaaaaaaggaaccgctggaggaccaaattgcaactcattaggtcaattggcagtaggtcattaacatgactgggtataaaaagagcatcttggagtggcagcggctctcagaagtgaagatgggaagaggatcaccaatccccctaattctgcatcgacaaatagtggagcaatatcagaaaggagttcgacagtgtaaaattgcaaagagtttgaacatatcatcatctacagtgcataatatcatcaaaagattcagagaatctggaagaatctctgtgcgtaagggtcaaggccggaaaaccatactaggtgcccgtgatcttcgggcccttagacggcactgcatcacatacaggcatgcttctgtattggaaatcacaaaatgggctcaggaatatttccagagaacattatctgtgaacacaattcaccgtgccatccgccgttgccagctaaaactctatagttcaaagaagaagccgtatctaaacatgatccagaagcgcagacgtcttctctgggccaaggctcatttaaaatggactgtggcaaagtggaaaactgttctgtggtcagacgaatcaaaatttgaagttctttatggaaatcagggacgctgtgtcattcggactaaagaggagaaggacgacccgagttgttatcagcgctcagttcagaagcctgcatctctgatggtatggggttgcattagtgcgtgtggcatgggcagcttacacatctggaaagacaccatcaatgctgaaaggtatatccaggttctagagcaacatatgctcccatccagacgatgtctctttcagggaagaccttgcattttccaagatgacgatgccaaaccacatactgcatcaattacagcatcatggctgcgtagaagaagggtccgggtactgaactggccagcctgcagtccagatctttcacccatagaaaacatttggcgcatcataaaacggaagatacgacaaaaaagacctaagacagttgagcaactagaatcctacattagacaagaatgggttaacattcctatccctaaacttgagcaacttgtctcctcagtccccagacatttacagactgttgtaaagagaaaaggggatgtctcacagtggtaaacatggccttgtcccaactttttttgagatgtgttgttgtcatgaaatttaaaatcacctaatttttctctttaaatgatacattttctcagtttaaacgtttgacacgtcatctatgttctattctgaataaaatatggaattttgaaacttccacgtcattgcattccgtttttatttacaatttgtactttgtcccaacttttttggaatcggggttatacacTGAGCATATtttccacattaataaatacaaagtactttgtgcctgctgcatctttcagttcttttaaatcaaggctgaatccgttcttctttgccgctgccttttattaaatcaaatttgaggcttctgattaattcctcgctctgcactcttttttttttttttttttttttattcttgtattttgtcTTATTccgttttagcttattttctgttctcttactatttttaattgtacttgaatgtccgttttatAATGGGTTTCTTTcaacgtccattcaccccaacacttttttctaaatttatttatttaagtgcaactgcaatgcatgatggtatatattgcttggttagtgaccatcaattggacactacttttcatgatgcattgtgggatacttcgagtgcactatatagggtgtaataattctcactatacattcggacagcactacaaaatggcgaactcgctatatagtgagtcgtgagtgatttcagacacagagaTATTTTATCAGAACTTGGCAAAAATTTTTTCCAGACTGAGGAAGACTTAAAGCAGAATAGAGCATGCCCAGTTCATGCCGTAGACCAGACGGTCCACACGGATGAAGAGAAGGCAATCCGAGAGGTGGTGGATAGTGTCCTGTGGCAGATGGCTGCAGACAGAAAGACCACTGCTCTCAAGCAGCTGCAAGGCCACATGTGGAGAGCAGCCTACGTTTCAGGGAAGATTAAAGGCGAGTAAGTATGGAGGAGCTGCCCTTTTTCTTGTGAACCCAGAAAAAGTATTACATCAGgacattttttgcatgtagactcaTAAGTGGATACAGTTGCCTCTTGTGGACTGATGTGTTTGTGTTCTGACGCAGAGTGTATCAGGATGTGGTTCCTGCTATAAGAAGATGGAGGCAATATGGTCTTAAAGTCTACATTTATTCTTCAGGAAGTATAGAAGCCCAGAAGCTACTCTTTGGCTATTCAGTTGAAGGAGATCTATTAGATGCAAGTTCTAATTTGGCTGCTTTTCATATAATATGTGCTGATTACATTTTAGAAGTTGTAGTATTGAAACATTTTTCTAAATGTCTCTTGCAGCTATTTGACGGTCATTTTGACACCAACATCGGTGCCAAAGTGGAGAGTAAAAGTTATGAAAAGATTGCAGAGAGGATTGGCTGCTCCCCAGAAGACATCATGTTTTTAACGGATGTCACACGAGGTGGGTATAAAGTGTATGTAATTTTGTTTTGTTAGCTTTCAGATGGCTGGTTTCTCCTCAACTCCAAATGAGTTTGGATAAACACCTATATTTGACACAGTTAATCATTCCTTACTTCTGCAGAAATTGGAGCGTTATGGCATAAGaggtgttaaggcctctgcatgcttttgcgacaaggctttcgcagatagcctttcgcagacagttgtaatttatcgttgagcggggagtataggcgtgcacgatgttattcaccggcacaacgcaagggggcgtgaagtcgctaggagtagttcgtgagtgtggttagtggagtgtttatcctccggttacttataatggctAGAaccggagtcgtatagatgtacgtacttcctcaatcaaccgctcttcatgctgctccatcttcgctcgtgtttttaaaaatgccggtcgtgaaaacaaaacaaaccgggaaagtagggaagcggaagtgcgtgtacagcggatgtggagtggaccaatcagagccctcttgtctgcgacgctgtctgcgaggcttctgcggtggtcacaatttttgggaggtgcgcgcagagcgtctgcgaaggtgggggggctacgcagacgctgtctgcgacaccgtctgcgaggactgggttgtcagcataaattggccttaataggcttgcgcgatgttattcaccgctacaacgcaagggggcgcgaagtcgcgaaatctctaggagtagttggtgggtgtggttagtggagtgtttatcctccggttacttataatgactagaactggagtcgtatagatgtacgtacttcctcaatcaaccgctcttcatgctgctccatcttcgctcgtgtttttaaaaatgccggtcgtgaaaacaaaccaaaccaggaaagtagggaagcggaagtgcgtgtacagcggatgtagagtggaccaatcagagccctcttgtctgcgaggcttctgcggtggtcacaatttttgggaggtgcacgcagagcgtctgcgaaggtgggggggctacgcagacgctatctgcgacaccgtctgcgaagactgcgttgtcagcataaattggcctttacactaAACTGGATAAGAAGTTATTTAAATAACAGATTTCAGTATGCAAAAATTAATAATACTGTGTCACATCTTAGaaaagtacaggtagtcgtcgacttgcgTACGaccgcgtttggttacgactgaccggtcgtaaaccgatctggttgtaagtcggccgatgttaaatgaatgtaagtatattgtgatgtgtaatgatattgtaatcatcttaaagtcttattttatcaacattttcttatttcattaccttggctcattatttggtttaagtcaaacactgcatactacactgcgtacagtacaattcatttaatatgtgcaaaacaaaaaatacgaaatacaggtgtgaaaaatagaaaacattttagttttgcctcggtcacaaccggccgtacgtgctcctacagccggtctacgtgcaaagaaacacacggagggcgcgcgtgtgacgtgctgattttcgagccgtagactggccgcagaggttctttgtcatgtcgaacaaactctacgggcgcttacgtttttttcaggttgcaagacaaacttacggcctcgtGTGTCTTCCGTACAGCCGACATGCGTCTttcgtacgatttgctggtgtcaggtttgggcaaaaatgtcaatttttttcgtACGTCGCACTTGCGGACTCCGTATGTGTGTCGTGCGCCCCACATACGTAATTAGTGCGGCCAACGCACGTTCAGATATTTCGTACGTCATCCATGCGTGTCAAGTAAGTTGGCCGTGCATTGGCCATACGGCAAGAGGGCGTCAATTGCACGAAAACTCGGgtatataaagctgcaggggtgcctatggccatttgtacacgtaggctttgattgagagaaaacccaatttcatttaatttcatttcattgcattgcatcgcttcaattcaatatgccgaaggcaaaagggaagaggaggatagaaaaggtgttGGAGACAgcggcagagagggaggagagggagacggcggcagagagggaggagagagagagaggacaaggagcagtgaggaggaggatgaagaccacgacagtggccagcaggccaggagtttgagatgaagtctttgcggagggattgccattttcacagtgagaaaccaaagtatgccaaaatatatatatatatatatatatatatatatatatatatatatatatatatatatatatacccctctCCAATCGCCGCAGTGCGACAAACGAACGCTGTTGGTACGCACAACATACAGATTGtgcgcagttcttgcaaccttcatacgaagcctgcatggaacgcacggtcagtacgattagtgcacgtttgaaggtgcgttggctgtacgaatgaagcgacagccgtacgtccgagcagcctcagatttcgtgcgtggtacgcacgttcgacttccaggttgtacgttgggtgcgcggtgatcttactccttcatggtcaccacaactacattctccacaaaaaaaaaaacgcagcgatttgggaaacgccaaaaattgcacggccaaaaaaaatcgtacgtctggttgtgaccgaggcttttgaaacataccaaaatacaaatgtaaaacatagcaaaatacaaaatttagtgaccgctggcatcactgttgcttggctgtgggtcgtctacgtcgtctacgtcgtcatcatcagctgttgcagcgcccgggctggcgggaggatttgctcgtttcataaaccaggagctggggcggaaactgtatgatagTGTGCGAGGAAgcgcgagcagtgttgccagatactgctgacattttccagcccaaaatgtattcaaaacccgccaaaatgcacttaaaaccgcccaaaatgtaaaatgtacttgatgcctatcttgtaaagtaaaaatatgcagctaaagaccagtatactatttgtaaatcgaacaacaatgcaaacaacttctaaatggcaacatgagcccatcagtgctggaggtgaaaaatctgctgtctggtactcggctccgtatggttgaatcagattataactctgcagtcatctgctgtgttctgaatcctacatgcagcagtaggtgacgcacacgcataatattatgtaggctatgttaggctacgacgCATATCTAAcaactgcattgctgaggttatttattttttatttgtcttttatttatctttttatttatcctgtttgttttattaattttataggcctagttattctgcttaatttatttttgtctacatccatgtattttcttcatctgttatcctgatttttgtggatttgttagattgtacctgttttatttacttcaattaaaaaaaaaaagttaggctatgatgcatggctgaatataacatgagaagagaaaatggagaatggattgcgtcatttcttatttactagtttgagttcagtttctgcactacattacacacattcatattaatcTTACAGTTATACATTagtgctgcatcaaagtccttctaaggctatataagtgtctctggctgcattctcacacagaacgttggtgcgaaatatttataaacatctgataaaaacccgccgaactaacgtcaaaccagcccgatttttgtcaaccagcccaagccatttttttgcCCGCAAAatagaattcaaaaccgcccaatctggcaacactgagcgcgagagagactgcgcatgtgcctggagctggggcggaaaccgttgtacgtggcgagaggcgctgctgcgagctggggcggaaactgtcgtacgctcggcTAGGAaaaacttgccagtcataaccagacggtcgtaaagtcgattggtcgtaagtctcataggttgtaagtcgacgactacctgtaactTGTGGTGGTCCACAAGGTTCGGTATTGGGACCCAAGTTATTTATACTTTATTTGAATGATATTTGTACAGTATTTAATAAGTTGAAATGTATTGCATTTGCAGATGATACAAATTTATTTTGTTTAGGACCAGATATTAAAGAATTGTTGACAACAGTAGAAAAGGAGTTGATCAGGTTAAAAGAATGGTTTGATATCAATAAGTTagcattaaataaaaataaaatagtttGTGGGGTTAGGGCAAATTGTGAAATTCAATTAATCCTAAATGGAGTCGAAATTGAAAGAGTATATGAAACTAAATTCTTGGGAGTACTTTTAGATCATAAATTCAGTTGGAAGCCACATACAGAATATATAAAACAGAAATTATCTAAAACTATTGGTATTAATTACAAAACAAGCTTTTTTTTTGAGAACAAGAAATGTCTGCGTATATTGTATTTCTCACTTATAATACCATATATGTCATATTGTGTTGAGGTTTGGGGAAGTACATATAGAACATGTATAGACCCTATAATTAAACTCCAGAAAAGAGTTATCAGAATAATAAAGAAAGCGTCCTATCATGAAACCACTAATAAACTATTTATAGAGTCTTGTACC
Coding sequences within:
- the enoph1 gene encoding enolase-phosphatase E1; translated protein: MATIPVPENVSVLLLDIEGTTTPITFVKDVLFPYIKENLEEYLGAHWEEDECKQDVQLLKKQTEEDLKQNRACPVHAVDQTVHTDEEKAIREVVDSVLWQMAADRKTTALKQLQGHMWRAAYVSGKIKGEVYQDVVPAIRRWRQYGLKVYIYSSGSIEAQKLLFGYSVEGDLLDLFDGHFDTNIGAKVESKSYEKIAERIGCSPEDIMFLTDVTREAKAAEDAGLNVTVVVRPGNMELTEEERNHYRTLTTFSQLELPRSA